A genome region from Candidatus Bathyarchaeia archaeon includes the following:
- a CDS encoding TIGR00295 family protein — MSRTLPSPEEAFKILEKVGCSNDVIKHCEAVAKLAVQIAKECVKNGIKVDIQLVYIGAILHDIGRSKTHKVHHAIVGAEIARSMGLPEQVISIIERHVGGGITSEEATKLGWPKKNYVPETIEEKIVCYADKLIEGSRVVSIEETIERFKKELGTDHPSIERIKSLHYEISALCKRS; from the coding sequence ATGAGTAGAACTTTGCCCTCACCAGAAGAGGCATTCAAAATTCTTGAAAAAGTAGGTTGTTCTAATGATGTTATAAAGCACTGTGAAGCAGTTGCAAAATTAGCAGTTCAAATAGCCAAGGAATGCGTGAAAAATGGTATAAAAGTTGATATACAATTAGTTTATATTGGCGCAATCCTACATGATATAGGTAGATCAAAAACTCATAAAGTCCATCACGCTATTGTTGGCGCTGAAATAGCAAGATCAATGGGTCTGCCTGAGCAAGTTATATCGATCATAGAGCGACACGTAGGGGGCGGCATAACATCTGAAGAAGCAACCAAACTTGGCTGGCCAAAAAAGAATTATGTACCAGAAACAATTGAGGAAAAAATTGTTTGTTATGCTGATAAATTAATTGAGGGGTCTAGAGTTGTTTCAATTGAGGAGACTATAGAACGGTTTAAGAAGGAGCTTGGTACTGACCATCCATCTATTGAAAGGATTAAGAGTCTTCATTATGAAATCTCAGCGCTTTGTAAACGTTCATGA
- a CDS encoding CBS domain-containing protein, whose protein sequence is MSSFEIRSRILVKDVMTSPVITIDESSTADKAARLMRDHEIGCVIVSSKDGKPIGMITEKDLVIRVVADNIRPSEVTAKEIMSSPLITIDADRTINEAAREMNRHNIRRLAVMYKGQLVGIISSKDILSVTPELIEIIQERAKIATAEEVEEKLPLAGYCDNCGAWSDNLREIDGTYLCEDCYVERSGAEY, encoded by the coding sequence ATGTCGAGCTTCGAAATTAGATCTAGAATACTTGTAAAAGATGTTATGACAAGTCCTGTAATAACAATTGATGAGAGTTCAACGGCTGACAAGGCTGCCAGACTTATGAGAGACCATGAAATTGGGTGTGTTATAGTGAGTTCTAAGGATGGAAAGCCAATAGGCATGATAACTGAGAAGGATTTAGTTATAAGGGTTGTTGCAGATAATATTCGTCCAAGCGAGGTTACGGCGAAGGAGATAATGAGTTCACCTTTAATAACAATAGATGCTGATAGAACAATAAATGAGGCAGCTAGGGAAATGAATAGACATAACATCCGAAGATTAGCGGTAATGTACAAGGGACAATTAGTCGGCATAATTTCCAGTAAAGATATATTATCAGTAACTCCTGAACTTATAGAAATAATTCAAGAAAGAGCTAAAATAGCAACTGCTGAAGAGGTTGAAGAGAAATTACCCTTAGCTGGATACTGCGATAACTGTGGGGCGTGGTCAGATAATCTTCGAGAGATTGATGGAACATATCTCTGTGAAGACTGCTATGTGGAGAGATCCGGTGCTGAATACTAG
- a CDS encoding transcription factor, with amino-acid sequence MPLVNPDMLTKVARVIGGEEAVKIVEVLSQSDEMAEDDIVAKTGIKLNDVRKILYKLYEHSIVGLRRTRDKDTGWFIFYWRIQTDQIEGFIISQKKRVLEKLEMRLEYEKNHDFYYCYTPGCRRVTFEEATEYIFRCPVCNKPLTHYDNSRIIEALSKKIDRIKSEINE; translated from the coding sequence ATGCCGCTGGTTAATCCTGACATGCTAACTAAAGTTGCGAGGGTAATTGGTGGCGAAGAAGCGGTTAAAATAGTTGAAGTTCTCAGTCAATCAGATGAAATGGCTGAAGATGATATTGTAGCGAAGACTGGTATTAAACTTAATGATGTACGTAAAATTCTTTACAAACTTTATGAGCATTCAATAGTTGGCTTAAGGAGAACTAGGGATAAAGATACTGGCTGGTTTATCTTTTATTGGAGGATTCAAACAGATCAGATTGAAGGTTTTATAATAAGCCAGAAGAAGCGTGTACTCGAAAAGCTAGAGATGAGACTTGAATATGAGAAAAATCATGATTTTTACTATTGTTATACTCCTGGATGTAGGCGTGTGACGTTTGAGGAGGCAACTGAATATATATTCAGGTGTCCTGTATGTAATAAGCCTCTAACTCACTATGATAATAGTAGAATAATTGAGGCTCTTTCTAAAAAAATTGATCGAATTAAGAGTGAAATAAATGAGTAG
- a CDS encoding tRNA (cytidine(56)-2'-O)-methyltransferase — MEKHEGWKVFVLRLGHRPERDKRVTTHVFLVARAFGAHGAFYSGQKDEKVEVSVKKVVELWGGSFTVEYIENWVKIIKEWQKEGGEVIHLTMYGLPLNEVIHEIRDSTKNKLIVVGGVKVPKILYEITDWNVSITSQPHSEVGALSVFLHELYMGRELTKDFENAKIKVIPQAKGKKLIRV, encoded by the coding sequence TTGGAAAAACATGAAGGATGGAAAGTTTTTGTCCTTAGACTTGGACATAGACCGGAAAGAGATAAACGTGTGACAACGCATGTTTTTCTCGTAGCTAGAGCATTTGGTGCTCATGGGGCATTTTATAGTGGTCAAAAGGATGAAAAGGTTGAAGTCAGCGTTAAAAAAGTTGTTGAGTTATGGGGCGGATCATTCACAGTTGAGTATATTGAAAATTGGGTTAAAATAATAAAGGAGTGGCAGAAGGAAGGAGGTGAAGTCATACACTTAACAATGTATGGTTTACCATTAAATGAGGTTATCCATGAAATAAGGGATTCTACCAAAAATAAGCTCATAGTTGTTGGCGGAGTGAAGGTTCCTAAGATACTCTATGAAATTACTGATTGGAATGTTTCTATAACATCTCAGCCTCATTCAGAAGTTGGCGCATTAAGTGTTTTTTTACATGAGTTATATATGGGCCGTGAACTCACTAAGGATTTTGAAAATGCCAAAATTAAGGTTATACCGCAAGCTAAAGGTAAAAAACTGATAAGAGTTTAA
- a CDS encoding Mut7-C RNAse domain-containing protein, which produces MEKDAKMKFVVDGMLGKLARWLRMLGYDTKYFNNMSDNEILRVALEENRILLTRDYQFFRRANSSGVKAVFVEGGTHAERLANLSEQLNIKLEIDINESRCPKCNAKIRMINKEDIKDKIPSSTYKNYNEFWICSGCGQIYWKGSHWIKINNTLNQAKQVIFKRNYENTKLSSPYFGQ; this is translated from the coding sequence TTGGAGAAAGATGCCAAAATGAAATTTGTTGTTGATGGTATGCTTGGTAAGCTGGCTAGGTGGCTGAGAATGCTTGGCTATGACACTAAATACTTTAATAACATGAGTGATAATGAGATTTTAAGGGTGGCTCTGGAGGAGAATCGCATTCTATTAACTAGGGACTATCAATTTTTTAGAAGAGCTAATTCCAGTGGTGTCAAAGCAGTATTTGTGGAGGGGGGAACCCATGCTGAGAGGCTCGCTAATTTATCGGAGCAACTTAATATTAAGCTGGAAATAGACATTAATGAATCTCGTTGCCCAAAATGTAATGCGAAAATAAGGATGATTAATAAAGAGGATATAAAAGATAAGATTCCATCATCAACCTATAAAAATTACAATGAATTTTGGATTTGTAGTGGTTGTGGACAAATATACTGGAAGGGGAGTCACTGGATAAAAATAAATAATACATTAAACCAAGCTAAACAGGTTATTTTTAAGAGAAATTATGAGAACACTAAATTATCTTCACCATATTTTGGTCAATAA
- a CDS encoding dihydroorotase family protein: MSVDLILKNAKIYAFNRIIEAGIAIDYGRIVKVAKESNLPRASERIDLNSMLVLPGIIDVHVHLRNQDLSYKEDFFSGTCAAANGGITLVVDMPNNKPVTSSPEALKERMKVASGKIIVNVAFYSAFPENINEIKQLAQVGAKAFKIFLSHRVGGLDPNNEEAVIEAFKEAAKIDIPIAVHAEESAFLLEKIRELKSEEKADLDAYLEAHSIAAEVKGIRRAVKLMKNSGARLHICHVSSAEGLKVIWEAKRSNLPISCEVTPHHLLLSDQDMRKLGNIALTNPPLRSPKDASYLQLSLRDNLIDIVASDHAPHALREKEGSIWDVSAGIAGLETMLPILLTMVNKGQITLSILVKVLAENPAKIFRFKNRGAIAEGMYADLVVVDMKKEWIIDPSDFYSKAKFSPFEGWHVKGKPVKTFVNGTLVMDDGGIVVKPGSGKIIK; the protein is encoded by the coding sequence TTGTCGGTTGACTTAATTCTTAAGAATGCAAAGATATATGCATTCAATAGAATAATTGAGGCTGGCATTGCTATTGATTATGGGAGAATAGTCAAAGTGGCTAAAGAGTCAAATCTCCCAAGAGCATCTGAAAGAATAGATCTGAATAGTATGCTGGTTCTCCCGGGGATTATTGATGTACATGTCCACTTAAGAAATCAGGATTTATCTTATAAGGAAGACTTTTTTTCTGGAACGTGTGCAGCAGCTAACGGTGGCATAACATTGGTTGTGGATATGCCGAATAACAAGCCAGTGACATCAAGTCCGGAGGCATTAAAGGAGCGTATGAAAGTTGCTTCTGGCAAGATTATTGTTAATGTAGCATTCTATTCTGCATTTCCTGAAAATATTAATGAAATAAAACAGTTAGCTCAGGTGGGAGCAAAAGCCTTCAAAATTTTCCTATCTCATAGAGTTGGAGGTTTAGACCCAAATAATGAGGAGGCGGTTATAGAAGCATTCAAGGAAGCGGCGAAAATTGATATACCAATTGCTGTTCATGCTGAGGAGAGTGCTTTTCTCCTTGAGAAGATCAGGGAATTAAAGTCTGAGGAAAAGGCTGATTTAGACGCGTACCTTGAGGCTCATTCTATAGCAGCTGAGGTTAAAGGAATTAGACGGGCGGTAAAACTAATGAAAAATTCAGGTGCACGCCTACATATATGCCATGTTAGCTCCGCAGAAGGGTTAAAAGTAATATGGGAAGCCAAGAGAAGTAACCTGCCAATATCATGCGAAGTAACTCCACACCATCTTTTACTCTCAGATCAGGATATGAGGAAACTTGGCAACATAGCTTTAACTAATCCGCCTCTAAGGTCCCCAAAGGACGCCTCATATCTACAATTATCACTAAGAGACAATTTAATTGATATAGTGGCATCTGATCATGCGCCACATGCATTAAGAGAGAAAGAGGGTTCTATATGGGATGTTTCAGCTGGGATTGCCGGGCTTGAGACGATGCTCCCCATTCTTCTAACAATGGTGAATAAGGGCCAAATAACCTTATCAATACTCGTCAAGGTGCTTGCGGAGAATCCAGCCAAAATATTTAGATTCAAGAATAGGGGCGCTATCGCTGAAGGCATGTATGCTGATCTGGTTGTAGTTGACATGAAAAAGGAATGGATTATAGATCCGTCAGATTTTTATTCTAAAGCTAAATTCTCACCATTTGAAGGCTGGCATGTTAAAGGTAAACCAGTAAAAACTTTTGTAAATGGCACCTTAGTTATGGATGATGGTGGAATAGTAGTCAAGCCAGGAAGCGGGAAGATTATTAAATAA
- a CDS encoding sodium-translocating pyrophosphatase translates to MDWFYLTLTAGMISIGFAGYLYHYIMRQSSGIEKMKEIASAIKDGAKAYLRRQNITLIIFVLAMAIIVGVLYTIYHGGNISFGASMALSYVLGSLCTTVAAYIGMMAAVEANVRTANAAREGLKKAFPVAFYGGAVMGLSIIGLALLGISLLFYVYRIMLGFSDSDATNIVLGFSFGASALALFAKAGGGIYTKTADISADLVGKVELGIPEDDPRNPAVIADNVGDNVGDVAGMGADLTDSYIASIVAAMIIGAEKGISALTTLPLIIAAVGLFASIFGAIIVKVSIKGNPGAALNRGSFSTWTLFAALLVLVTWASGLEGNKWLGIFLPTVAGLIAGVVIGLTSDYFTSIDRMPAKKVAQASTTGAAINILTGFSYGIISIVPPVIGICIATLAAWYLSSAFGIDPFYGIAISAVGMLATVGMTISADAYGPVSDNAKGIAEQSGLGEEVIDIADKLDAAGNTTKAITKGFAIGAAALTVLALFAAYTHLVDIKTLNLMDPGVVAGVFLGGMMPPLLSALLILAVGRNAERMIEEVRRQFREIPGLIEGRAKPNYARCVDIATKGAIKELMLPCSLAIIAPVLTMIFLGREALAGFLAGSIVTGIIFALFMANSGGLWDNAKKYIESGAHGGKGSEAHKAAVIGDTVGDPFKDTAGPSLNTMITVMSLVAEIFAPLLVTLMVSGL, encoded by the coding sequence TTGGACTGGTTTTATTTAACGTTGACAGCGGGCATGATTTCAATTGGCTTTGCAGGATATCTGTATCATTATATTATGAGACAGAGTAGTGGAATAGAGAAAATGAAAGAGATAGCTAGCGCTATAAAGGATGGTGCAAAAGCATATCTTAGGAGACAGAATATAACACTAATTATTTTCGTCCTAGCCATGGCAATTATAGTTGGGGTTCTCTATACGATATACCATGGTGGAAATATAAGTTTTGGAGCAAGCATGGCATTATCATATGTTCTCGGGTCACTGTGCACGACGGTCGCAGCATATATCGGGATGATGGCTGCTGTAGAGGCAAATGTTAGAACTGCAAATGCGGCTAGAGAGGGGCTTAAGAAAGCGTTTCCGGTTGCATTTTATGGTGGAGCGGTTATGGGATTATCAATAATTGGCTTAGCTCTACTTGGCATAAGCTTACTCTTCTATGTTTATAGAATTATGCTGGGTTTTAGCGATAGTGATGCGACAAATATAGTTTTAGGTTTTAGCTTTGGAGCCAGCGCATTAGCTTTATTCGCTAAGGCTGGTGGGGGAATATACACTAAGACGGCTGATATAAGCGCCGACTTAGTTGGTAAAGTTGAGCTTGGGATACCGGAAGATGATCCACGTAATCCGGCAGTAATAGCAGACAATGTTGGCGATAATGTTGGTGACGTAGCTGGCATGGGTGCAGACCTCACAGATTCGTACATCGCAAGTATAGTTGCCGCAATGATAATCGGCGCAGAGAAGGGCATAAGCGCGCTAACAACGCTTCCACTTATAATAGCTGCTGTAGGTCTATTTGCATCAATATTTGGCGCTATAATTGTTAAGGTAAGTATTAAGGGTAATCCTGGGGCAGCGCTTAATAGGGGTTCATTTTCAACATGGACTCTTTTCGCCGCTCTACTTGTGCTTGTGACATGGGCGTCTGGGCTTGAGGGGAATAAGTGGCTTGGAATTTTCCTACCAACAGTCGCTGGCTTAATAGCTGGAGTTGTCATTGGTCTCACATCAGATTACTTCACATCCATAGATAGAATGCCAGCTAAGAAGGTTGCGCAAGCTTCAACAACTGGTGCTGCAATAAATATATTGACAGGATTCTCCTATGGAATAATCAGTATAGTTCCACCTGTAATAGGCATATGCATAGCAACATTAGCAGCATGGTATCTATCAAGCGCATTCGGTATAGATCCATTTTATGGTATTGCAATATCAGCGGTTGGAATGCTAGCAACTGTTGGCATGACTATATCGGCGGACGCCTATGGTCCTGTTTCAGATAACGCTAAAGGCATAGCGGAACAGTCCGGATTAGGTGAAGAAGTTATCGATATTGCTGACAAACTTGACGCTGCAGGAAATACAACTAAAGCTATAACAAAGGGGTTCGCCATAGGTGCAGCAGCGCTAACAGTTCTCGCACTATTCGCAGCATATACGCATCTAGTTGACATAAAGACTTTGAATTTAATGGATCCCGGAGTTGTTGCCGGAGTTTTCCTTGGGGGTATGATGCCACCCTTATTATCTGCTTTGCTAATACTGGCTGTTGGTAGAAACGCTGAAAGAATGATCGAAGAAGTCAGGCGTCAATTTAGGGAGATCCCTGGATTAATTGAGGGAAGAGCTAAACCAAATTATGCTAGATGCGTTGATATTGCAACTAAAGGTGCCATAAAGGAGCTTATGCTGCCATGTTCTTTAGCAATAATTGCTCCTGTTCTGACCATGATATTTCTCGGAAGGGAGGCTTTAGCAGGTTTCTTAGCCGGAAGTATAGTTACTGGCATAATATTTGCCCTATTCATGGCGAATTCAGGTGGACTTTGGGATAATGCGAAGAAATATATTGAATCTGGAGCACATGGTGGTAAGGGATCAGAAGCCCATAAGGCTGCAGTTATAGGCGACACGGTAGGTGATCCATTTAAAGATACCGCTGGTCCATCACTAAATACCATGATAACCGTTATGTCACTGGTGGCTGAAATCTTCGCTCCATTATTAGTCACACTCATGGTCAGCGGACTTTAA
- a CDS encoding DNA-directed RNA polymerase subunit K, which translates to MVEEYKVTNTEVKTKILIGPPKLTRFEKARICGARALQIAMGAPVLIEITKDLKNPTDIALEELKRGVLPITIRRTLPDGTYQDIPLKWLL; encoded by the coding sequence ATGGTTGAAGAATATAAAGTTACAAATACCGAAGTTAAAACAAAAATATTGATAGGCCCGCCTAAACTTACACGTTTTGAGAAAGCTAGGATTTGTGGCGCAAGGGCTTTACAGATAGCTATGGGCGCCCCAGTTCTTATAGAGATTACAAAAGATTTAAAAAATCCGACAGATATAGCGCTTGAGGAATTGAAACGTGGCGTACTGCCAATAACGATTAGGAGAACCCTTCCTGATGGAACATATCAGGATATACCATTAAAATGGCTTCTCTAA
- a CDS encoding NAD-dependent epimerase/dehydratase family protein, with protein MSEFDLSFSKVLVTGGAGFIGSHLVDVLMNRGLKVTVLDNLSSGRLNNISSWLKSPRFKFIKGDMLNLADVKKALNGCEIVFHLAANPNVRVGAFNTRIDYEQNILATYNLLEAIRETKECERIVFTSTSTVYGEAEKMPTPEDYGPLKPISLYGASKLACEALISGYSNLFGFRSVICRLANVIGSRSRHGVIYDFIEKLKNNPRRLEVLGDGTQRKSYLHVKDCVDAMLIAAERSREQVEIYNVGSEDTVDVTTIANIVIEEMNLKNVEIYYTGGVNGGRGWKGDVKEMLLDISRIKNLGWKPRLNSREAVKQAVKDLIFEIKQES; from the coding sequence ATGAGCGAATTTGATTTAAGTTTCAGTAAAGTCTTGGTTACTGGCGGAGCAGGATTTATAGGAAGCCATTTAGTTGACGTCCTTATGAATAGAGGATTAAAAGTTACTGTTTTAGATAATCTAAGTAGTGGTAGGCTCAATAATATATCGTCATGGCTTAAGAGCCCGAGATTTAAGTTCATTAAGGGCGATATGCTAAATCTAGCGGATGTTAAGAAAGCCCTAAATGGATGTGAAATAGTTTTTCATCTCGCAGCTAATCCGAATGTTAGAGTTGGCGCATTTAATACTAGAATTGACTATGAGCAGAATATTCTTGCAACATATAATCTTCTAGAAGCTATAAGAGAGACGAAAGAATGTGAAAGAATAGTTTTCACATCTACATCGACGGTTTATGGTGAAGCAGAGAAGATGCCAACCCCAGAGGATTATGGTCCACTAAAACCTATATCACTTTATGGCGCATCTAAGCTTGCATGTGAAGCATTAATATCCGGATACTCAAATCTATTCGGGTTTAGGAGTGTTATATGCAGGCTAGCAAATGTCATTGGTTCAAGAAGCAGGCATGGGGTGATCTATGACTTTATAGAAAAGCTGAAGAATAACCCAAGAAGACTTGAGGTTTTAGGTGATGGTACTCAAAGGAAATCTTACTTACACGTTAAGGACTGCGTAGATGCCATGCTTATTGCAGCTGAAAGATCTAGGGAACAAGTTGAAATATATAATGTTGGATCAGAGGATACTGTTGACGTTACAACAATAGCGAATATAGTTATTGAAGAAATGAACTTAAAAAATGTTGAAATATATTACACTGGAGGCGTTAATGGGGGGAGAGGCTGGAAGGGGGATGTAAAAGAAATGTTACTGGACATTTCGAGAATCAAAAATTTAGGATGGAAACCTAGGTTAAATAGCAGAGAAGCGGTAAAACAGGCGGTAAAAGATTTAATTTTTGAAATTAAGCAGGAAAGCTGA
- a CDS encoding RNA methyltransferase: MKEDRATFLQPLKRPQKVFVAIPASIVSDTPHLREKTFKVGLIGRASAIFRVDEIIIYPDILGVDQSKDSNFVATILSYMETPQYLRKRLFGITPNLRYAGILPPLRTPHHPTKSRIKDIRVGEFRDGVVIAESKNGVLVDIGVEKPITIPDARIPIGKRVTVKISSIDDELRAILASRDEVPLYWGYHVRVSRVPLGKMIKNGLFDLVIATSRRGEPFIRIKDAIMERWKKARAVLIAFGSPTQGLQEIVRQEGMELSELADFIVNTIPNQATETVRTEEALYATLAILNILTE; this comes from the coding sequence TTGAAGGAAGATAGGGCTACATTTCTTCAGCCTTTAAAGCGCCCCCAAAAAGTATTTGTGGCAATACCAGCTTCCATAGTTTCAGATACACCACATTTAAGGGAGAAGACATTTAAAGTTGGTTTAATAGGTAGAGCTTCAGCTATTTTCCGCGTAGATGAAATTATAATATACCCGGATATTTTGGGAGTTGATCAAAGTAAGGATTCAAATTTTGTTGCAACAATCTTATCTTACATGGAGACACCACAATATCTTAGGAAGAGACTTTTTGGAATAACCCCTAACCTGCGATATGCTGGGATACTCCCTCCGCTAAGAACACCTCATCATCCAACTAAGAGTAGGATTAAGGATATAAGGGTCGGCGAGTTTAGGGATGGTGTAGTCATTGCTGAAAGCAAAAATGGGGTTTTAGTGGATATCGGTGTTGAGAAGCCTATAACAATCCCAGATGCCCGGATTCCAATAGGTAAGCGCGTGACAGTTAAAATTAGTAGTATTGATGATGAACTGAGAGCTATATTAGCCAGTCGAGATGAAGTCCCCCTTTACTGGGGATACCATGTCAGAGTTTCCAGAGTCCCTCTTGGAAAAATGATTAAGAATGGTTTATTTGATTTAGTTATAGCGACATCTAGGCGTGGTGAGCCATTTATAAGGATTAAAGACGCAATTATGGAGAGGTGGAAGAAGGCAAGGGCGGTGCTTATAGCATTCGGTTCACCAACGCAGGGTCTTCAGGAGATAGTTAGGCAAGAGGGTATGGAATTAAGTGAATTAGCTGACTTCATAGTTAATACTATTCCTAATCAGGCAACTGAGACTGTACGGACTGAAGAAGCACTCTACGCAACCCTAGCAATACTTAATATTCTCACAGAATAA
- a CDS encoding aspartate dehydrogenase: MGAGLIGCGAIGTVIAEAIDRGETGDMSLIIVYDIILERAINLISKLSHKPLVAKNVNEILKRNDVQIVIEAASQEAVKQYALKVLSSNKDLMVMSAGALLDETLMSKILEIARRSGRRIYVPSGAIVGLDNVKSAAVGQVEEVTLVTRKPPISFSGVPYVEKSKIDLSSLKEPLVLYEGSAKEAVKLFPQNVNVAATLSLAGVGPDRTRVKVIVDPSIKDIVHEIHVKGEFGEIFTKTVNKPFPNNPRTSYIAALSAIATLRRISENIIVGT; the protein is encoded by the coding sequence ATTGGTGCTGGTTTAATTGGTTGCGGAGCAATAGGTACTGTTATAGCGGAAGCTATAGATCGCGGAGAAACTGGCGACATGAGCCTAATAATTGTATATGACATAATTTTAGAGCGAGCTATAAATCTCATCTCTAAATTAAGCCATAAACCTCTCGTGGCTAAGAATGTAAATGAGATTCTAAAAAGAAACGATGTCCAAATAGTTATTGAAGCGGCTTCGCAGGAAGCGGTTAAGCAATATGCCCTCAAAGTTTTATCTAGCAATAAAGATTTAATGGTTATGAGCGCAGGGGCACTTTTAGATGAAACTCTAATGTCCAAAATATTGGAGATAGCAAGGAGAAGTGGTAGAAGAATTTATGTTCCATCAGGAGCCATTGTTGGTTTAGATAACGTTAAGTCTGCCGCTGTAGGACAGGTTGAAGAGGTTACCTTAGTTACTAGGAAGCCACCAATAAGTTTTAGTGGTGTACCCTACGTTGAAAAAAGCAAGATTGATCTATCATCTCTTAAAGAACCACTCGTCCTATACGAGGGTTCGGCTAAAGAAGCTGTTAAACTATTTCCCCAAAATGTTAATGTGGCTGCCACATTAAGTCTGGCAGGCGTAGGACCGGATAGAACAAGAGTTAAAGTAATAGTCGATCCAAGTATAAAGGATATTGTCCACGAAATCCATGTGAAGGGAGAATTCGGTGAAATATTCACGAAAACAGTTAATAAGCCTTTTCCAAATAATCCGAGAACAAGCTATATTGCCGCCCTCTCCGCGATAGCAACTTTGAGAAGGATAAGTGAAAACATTATTGTTGGAACGTAG
- a CDS encoding inositol-3-phosphate synthase, whose translation MPKIKVGLIGVGNCASALVQSVYYYKYKGKDTGLKYPIIGGFSPDDIEFVCAFDIAKGKVGKDLSEAIFAPPNNSPKIAEIPKLGVEVLKGPVMDGLNEYTRGIIDVDSSNEVDVADRIKESGAEIIVNLLPGGARLASLWYANEVLKARCAFINATPTIIASDSSWSERFHDSGLPIVGDDLMDQIGATFLHKVILEALVKRGVLISETYQLDVGGGTESADIERVWGTKRLIKTKAIESVIPYKVPVIAGSTDFVEFLGNRRDSYLWISGLQFGGLTFEIEVRLNTFDSPNAAPILLDVIRGVKVAFLRGDSGHILPISAYAFKHPAKILPLTEAEKLFEEYIKE comes from the coding sequence ATGCCTAAAATTAAAGTTGGCTTAATAGGTGTTGGAAACTGTGCTTCAGCGCTTGTCCAAAGCGTATACTATTATAAGTATAAGGGGAAAGATACTGGTTTAAAATATCCCATTATAGGGGGTTTCAGCCCAGACGACATAGAGTTTGTCTGCGCATTTGATATAGCGAAGGGAAAAGTTGGAAAAGACCTTTCAGAAGCAATCTTTGCTCCACCAAATAACTCTCCAAAAATCGCAGAGATCCCAAAATTAGGAGTTGAGGTTTTAAAGGGACCCGTTATGGATGGACTAAATGAATATACGAGAGGAATTATTGATGTTGATTCCTCAAACGAGGTTGACGTGGCTGATAGGATTAAGGAGAGCGGGGCTGAGATAATTGTTAATCTTCTGCCAGGAGGTGCACGATTAGCTTCACTCTGGTATGCTAATGAAGTTCTTAAGGCTCGATGCGCCTTTATTAACGCGACGCCAACAATAATAGCGAGCGATTCATCTTGGAGCGAGCGATTCCATGATTCTGGTTTACCAATAGTTGGAGATGACTTAATGGATCAGATTGGAGCGACATTTCTGCATAAGGTAATTCTTGAAGCGTTAGTTAAAAGGGGTGTTTTAATATCTGAAACTTATCAACTTGATGTTGGCGGCGGAACTGAATCTGCAGATATTGAGAGAGTTTGGGGAACGAAACGTTTAATTAAAACAAAAGCTATTGAGTCTGTTATACCCTACAAGGTTCCTGTCATAGCTGGCTCAACAGACTTTGTTGAATTCCTAGGGAATAGGCGTGACAGCTACTTATGGATTTCTGGTCTACAATTTGGTGGATTAACATTTGAAATCGAGGTAAGATTGAATACGTTTGATTCGCCTAATGCTGCCCCAATTCTACTAGATGTCATACGGGGGGTTAAGGTGGCTTTCTTAAGGGGAGACTCCGGACATATACTTCCAATATCTGCCTATGCGTTCAAACATCCTGCCAAAATACTTCCTCTAACTGAAGCTGAAAAACTATTTGAGGAGTACATTAAAGAATAA